TCGTAGAGCCCCTTGCGCCCCTCGAACTTGTTGATGGCCGCGATCATCGAGTCGCGGTTGCGGGTGAAGGTCAGCGCGGTCACCGGCGTCAGCGGATACATGAACGCGACCATGTCCTGCGGCGCGAGCTGCGTGCTGACGAAGTCGATCAGCGGCTTCTTCACCGCGAGATCGTTGCCGCGGCGCACGTGATAGTCGTCGAGCAGGACGACGAACAGGCGGACGTTCGGCTGCCGCGCCTCCGACTCCTCGTCGTAGGTGCTGCGGATTTCCTTCGGGTTGGTCGCGGCGACCAGCGCGTCGATCTTGACGACGTCGAAGGTCTCGACCTTCTGCGGCCGCTTGTCTTCGCGGACGTCGAAGTCTTCCTGCTTCAAGTCGAGGACGACTTCACCGGACTTCTTGTCGGTGACGATGACGTCGACGCTGACGAAGTTGATGCCGCTGCGGATGACCGGGGGACGCTGCCCCGCCGGCGGCGGCTGCGCCGGCGGCGGCGGCTGCTGCTGCGGCTGCGCGGAGGCGGGCGCCGGTTGAGGGGGCGCTGGTTGCTGCGCCGCGCCGTGGAGCACCAGGGCGGCGGCGAGCGTGCCGGTCGCGAAGAGTCGAGCATGGACCCGCATGGCCGATGATAACATCCCGGACATGGCCCCCCCTGAGACGAGCGGCACGATGGAACCGGCGTCCGCATTGACGATTCTGGCCGAAGACGAGCTTTTGTTCCGCGACAGCGTCCGCGAATTCGCCGAGACGCGCATCCGCCCCCTGGTCCGCGAAATGGACGAGCAGGCGAAGATCCCCCGCCCCCTCGTCGACGACCTCTTCGACCTCGGGGTGATGGCGATCGAGATCCCCGAGACCTACGGCGGCGCCGGCGCCAGCTTCTTCCACGCGGTGATCGCGGTGGAAGAGCTGTCGCGCGTCGACCCGTCGGTCGGCGTGCTGGTGGACGTGCAGAACACGCTCGTCGCCAACGCCTTCCTGCGCTGGGGCCACGAAGACGTGAAGCGCCGCTATCTCACGAAGCTCGCGTCCGGCACGGTCGGCGCCTACGCGCTGTCGGAGGCCGGCTCGGGCAGCGATGCCTTCGCGCTGACCACCCGCGCCCGCGAGGACAAGGACGATTACGTCCTCACCGGCCGCAAGCTGTGGATCACCAACGGCAACGAGGCGGACGTCTTCCTCGTCTTCGCCACCATCAATCCCGAGGCGGGCTACCGCGGCATCACCGCGTTCGTCGTCGAGCGCGGCTTCCCCGGCTTCACCGTCGGCAAGAAGGAGGACAAGCTCGGCATCCGCGCGAGCAGCACCTGCGAGCTGATCCTCGACGAGTGCCGGGTGCCGAGGGCCAACGTGCTCGGCGACGTCGGCAAGGGCTACAAGACGGCGATCGAGACGCTCAACGAGGGGCGCATCGGCATCGGCGCGCAGATGATCGGCCTCGCCGCCGGGGCGCTCGATCACACCATCAGGTACACGAAGGAGCGGAAGCAGTTCGGCAAACCCCTCGCCGAGTTCCAGGCGGTGCAGCACCAGATCGCGCGCG
The genomic region above belongs to Vicinamibacterales bacterium and contains:
- a CDS encoding acyl-CoA dehydrogenase, whose translation is MAPPETSGTMEPASALTILAEDELLFRDSVREFAETRIRPLVREMDEQAKIPRPLVDDLFDLGVMAIEIPETYGGAGASFFHAVIAVEELSRVDPSVGVLVDVQNTLVANAFLRWGHEDVKRRYLTKLASGTVGAYALSEAGSGSDAFALTTRAREDKDDYVLTGRKLWITNGNEADVFLVFATINPEAGYRGITAFVVERGFPGFTVGKKEDKLGIRASSTCELILDECRVPRANVLGDVGKGYKTAIETLNEGRIGIGAQMIGLAAGALDHTIRYTKERKQFGKPLAEFQAVQHQIARAAVDLEAARLTVYNAARLRDAGRPFLTEAAICKIFSSEVAERVASLAVNLFGGNGFVKEYPVEKLFRDAKIGQIYEGTSNLQLQTIAKQLLG